One genomic window of Cellulophaga sp. Hel_I_12 includes the following:
- a CDS encoding hemolysin family protein, translated as MGLSIVIIIGCLILSAFFSGMEIAFISANKIHIEIEKKQEGFLAKVLTRLTKKPSKFIATMLIGNNIALVVYGLYMGDLLMNWFLSYGPSNSTLVTALLTDFSLIAQTVISTIIILLTAEFLPKVLFQIYSNTLLKILALPAYIFYILFSFISDFVIKISDIILKVFFKTDGDEVQLAFSKIELGDYITEQMEAVEKEDEVDSEIQIFQNALEFSAVKAREVMVPRTEIEAVELHETPKSLIKRFSDTGYSKILIYKDTIDNIIGYVHSYELFNKPKTIKSILMPVEFVPETMLISDILSNLIKKRKSMAVVLDEYGGTSGIMTVEDIVEELFGEIEDEHDSTDLIEEEIDSKNYKFSARLEVDYINENYRLELSESDEYGTLGGLIVNETGEIPDKDAQIKINNYLFTILEVSSTKIDLVALEILDKD; from the coding sequence TTGGGACTATCAATTGTTATTATTATTGGCTGCTTGATTTTATCTGCCTTTTTTTCAGGGATGGAGATCGCCTTTATTTCTGCAAATAAAATTCATATTGAAATTGAAAAAAAACAAGAAGGTTTTTTAGCTAAAGTATTAACAAGACTTACCAAAAAACCATCGAAGTTTATCGCCACCATGCTTATAGGTAATAATATTGCCTTGGTCGTGTATGGCCTGTATATGGGTGACTTGCTCATGAATTGGTTTTTGAGTTATGGCCCATCAAATAGTACCTTGGTAACGGCACTCTTAACCGATTTTAGTCTAATAGCACAGACGGTAATTTCAACGATAATTATATTGCTGACTGCGGAGTTTTTGCCTAAAGTGCTCTTTCAAATATATTCAAACACTTTACTAAAAATACTGGCTTTACCTGCCTATATTTTTTATATTCTTTTTTCATTTATCTCAGATTTTGTGATTAAAATCTCTGATATTATTTTAAAGGTGTTTTTTAAAACCGACGGTGATGAAGTACAATTGGCCTTTAGTAAAATAGAATTAGGCGATTATATTACAGAGCAAATGGAAGCGGTAGAAAAAGAAGATGAAGTAGATTCTGAGATCCAGATTTTCCAAAATGCTCTTGAGTTTTCGGCTGTTAAAGCACGCGAAGTTATGGTGCCTCGCACAGAAATTGAAGCGGTCGAGCTTCACGAGACACCAAAAAGTTTAATAAAAAGGTTTTCTGATACGGGCTATTCGAAAATATTGATTTATAAAGACACTATTGATAATATTATTGGTTACGTGCATTCTTATGAACTTTTCAATAAGCCTAAGACGATTAAAAGCATTTTAATGCCGGTTGAGTTTGTGCCGGAAACCATGTTAATTAGTGATATTTTGAGCAACCTTATTAAAAAACGAAAAAGCATGGCGGTTGTTTTAGACGAATATGGCGGAACTTCCGGAATCATGACCGTTGAAGATATTGTAGAGGAGCTTTTTGGTGAAATCGAAGATGAACATGATTCAACCGATTTAATTGAAGAAGAAATCGATTCGAAAAACTATAAGTTTTCGGCACGTTTAGAAGTCGATTATATCAATGAAAATTACAGGTTAGAGCTTTCAGAAAGCGACGAATACGGAACATTAGGAGGGTTAATTGTTAATGAAACCGGGGAAATACCGGATAAGGATGCTCAGATCAAAATAAATAATTATTTATTTACTATTCTTGAAGTTTCGAGCACGAAGATAGATTTAGTGGCCCTTGAAATATTAGATAAAGATTAG
- a CDS encoding peptidylprolyl isomerase produces MAILDKIRKQTTILILIIGLALFAFVVSGIFSADSFSGNKAGSAIAEINGNEISIDEFREKVEIATRNYGPSATAMQVVNNVYDQEVRNAILEEQFKALGITVEQDQIVDFLRSNPQFSQMPQFLNDNGVFDETKFISYIADLKENNPPAYQAWLQNEKDIIRAAKEQIYFNLIRSGVGATLKEGELDYKFANDKLDISYVRVPFTAIADSTVAVSKAEIETYIKAHKEDFKQEQSRDIQFVYFEEKASVGDENSVKENITALLNDKEVFSEAKDTTEVIKGFRNTSDMAVFLDLNSDMKFDTVYKPKSSLPVKFADTIAQLNVGEIFGPYRDGNMFKVTKLTGKKANGNVKASHILIKYKDSQSADETTTRTKEEAEQMAKEILVEAKKSDVNFADLAKEKSEGPSAPRGGDLGFFQEGAMVAPFNDFVFSNSTGSIGLVETDFGFHIVKVEEKQDVYQIANLVREIEASETTTDLLFQDATKFEMESIDGKKVFSDLAAEKNYVVRPVNKINPMDENLPGLSAQRSIVQWAFNENTEKGDIKRFDLNNGYAVVQLVAKYEKGLMTAEDASATVLPILRKKKKAEQIIAANKGKSMDNFASSNNVSAATATALTVKAATIPGAGNEPAIVGAAYVLGEGKSSGLLEGNTGIYMISVTKKTEAPKLDNYSTFANTLKNAKSNSIYSSLFEALKSGAEIEDNRAIFY; encoded by the coding sequence ATGGCAATTTTAGATAAAATTAGAAAGCAAACAACCATATTGATTTTAATCATAGGTTTAGCATTATTTGCATTTGTAGTATCTGGTATCTTTAGCGCAGATTCCTTTTCAGGGAATAAAGCTGGTTCCGCTATTGCAGAAATCAACGGTAATGAAATTTCTATAGATGAATTTAGAGAAAAGGTTGAAATAGCAACTCGTAACTACGGTCCTAGCGCTACAGCAATGCAAGTGGTGAATAATGTATACGACCAAGAAGTTCGAAATGCGATTCTAGAGGAGCAATTTAAGGCTTTAGGAATTACAGTAGAACAAGATCAAATTGTAGATTTCTTAAGATCAAATCCTCAGTTTTCACAAATGCCTCAGTTCTTAAATGACAATGGGGTTTTCGACGAAACAAAGTTTATTTCGTACATCGCTGATTTAAAAGAAAATAACCCACCAGCTTATCAGGCGTGGTTACAGAACGAAAAAGATATTATTCGTGCTGCAAAGGAGCAAATTTATTTCAACTTAATTAGATCAGGTGTAGGAGCTACTTTAAAAGAAGGAGAATTAGACTATAAATTTGCGAATGACAAACTAGATATTAGCTATGTAAGAGTACCTTTTACCGCTATAGCCGATAGTACCGTTGCCGTAAGTAAAGCTGAAATTGAAACCTACATAAAGGCACACAAAGAAGATTTTAAACAAGAACAGAGCAGAGATATTCAATTTGTATATTTTGAAGAAAAGGCATCTGTAGGAGATGAAAATTCTGTAAAAGAAAATATCACAGCACTTTTAAATGACAAAGAGGTCTTTAGTGAAGCTAAAGACACAACCGAAGTGATAAAAGGATTTAGAAATACAAGCGATATGGCGGTATTTTTAGATCTTAATTCTGATATGAAGTTCGATACCGTTTACAAACCAAAATCGAGCTTACCAGTAAAATTTGCAGATACAATTGCACAATTAAATGTTGGAGAAATTTTTGGACCTTACCGTGATGGTAATATGTTTAAGGTAACGAAGCTAACAGGAAAAAAGGCTAATGGCAATGTTAAAGCTAGTCATATCTTAATAAAATATAAGGACTCTCAAAGTGCTGACGAGACAACGACGAGAACAAAAGAAGAAGCCGAGCAAATGGCAAAGGAAATTTTAGTTGAAGCTAAAAAATCGGATGTCAATTTTGCTGACTTGGCAAAAGAAAAATCTGAAGGGCCTTCTGCACCAAGAGGTGGAGATTTAGGGTTTTTTCAGGAAGGTGCTATGGTAGCTCCATTTAATGATTTTGTTTTTAGCAATAGCACGGGTTCTATAGGATTGGTAGAAACTGATTTTGGCTTTCATATAGTGAAAGTAGAAGAAAAGCAAGATGTTTATCAAATAGCAAACCTAGTTAGAGAAATTGAGGCCTCTGAAACAACTACAGATTTATTGTTCCAAGACGCAACGAAGTTCGAAATGGAATCTATTGATGGTAAAAAAGTATTTTCAGATTTAGCTGCAGAAAAAAATTATGTGGTAAGACCGGTAAATAAAATTAATCCTATGGATGAAAATTTACCAGGACTTTCTGCACAACGCAGTATCGTTCAATGGGCATTTAATGAAAACACTGAAAAAGGAGATATCAAGCGTTTTGACTTAAATAACGGCTATGCTGTTGTTCAATTAGTAGCAAAATATGAAAAGGGCTTAATGACTGCTGAAGATGCTTCTGCAACGGTATTGCCTATATTGCGTAAAAAGAAAAAAGCAGAGCAAATCATAGCTGCCAACAAAGGAAAGTCTATGGATAATTTTGCTTCAAGTAATAATGTTTCTGCTGCTACAGCTACCGCTTTAACGGTAAAAGCTGCAACCATTCCAGGTGCAGGGAATGAACCTGCCATTGTTGGTGCCGCCTATGTTTTAGGGGAAGGTAAATCTTCAGGCTTGCTAGAAGGAAATACCGGAATTTATATGATTAGTGTTACCAAAAAAACCGAGGCTCCTAAGCTAGATAACTACAGCACTTTTGCAAATACGCTAAAAAATGCAAAGTCAAATTCAATATATTCTTCATTATTTGAAGCGCTAAAATCAGGTGCAGAAATTGAAGATAATAGAGCTATTTTCTACTAG
- a CDS encoding hydroxymethylglutaryl-CoA reductase, degradative, giving the protein MITPIQGFSKLTKDQKIKWIAENYTSNTAHTTTLLERYWNTDAKVQKLHDEFIENTITNYYLPFGIAPNFLINDSLYAIPMVIEESSVVAAASKAAKFWLTRGGFKAQVLNTEKVGQVHFMYDGDADQITSFFKQLKPILKMDAALLTKNMEKRGGGILDIELRNKTKELKNYYQLHCTFETQDAMGANFINTCLEQFSKTLRREFDDSALNTQNKETLDIVMSILSNYVPNCIVKAEVSCPIEDLNEDKNIAPEVFAKKILRAVEIAKAEPFRAVTHNKGIMNGIDAVVLATGNDFRAVEAGVHAYAAKNGNYSSLTHASIENGIFKFWIEVPLALGTVGGLTSLHPLVKLALEILQKPSAQELMKITAVAGLAQNFAAVRSLVTTGIQEGHMKMHLMNILNQFEATESEKIALIDYFKKHTVSHSAVVEALAQLRHK; this is encoded by the coding sequence ATGATTACGCCTATACAAGGATTCTCAAAGCTTACTAAAGATCAAAAAATTAAATGGATTGCTGAGAATTATACCTCAAATACAGCGCATACCACTACCCTTCTGGAACGTTATTGGAATACGGATGCTAAGGTTCAAAAGCTTCATGACGAGTTTATAGAAAATACAATTACCAACTACTATTTGCCTTTCGGGATAGCTCCTAATTTTTTAATTAACGATTCACTCTACGCTATTCCAATGGTGATTGAAGAGAGTTCGGTAGTTGCCGCAGCAAGTAAAGCTGCAAAATTTTGGTTGACCAGGGGCGGATTTAAGGCGCAGGTTCTAAATACTGAAAAAGTAGGTCAAGTTCATTTTATGTATGACGGTGATGCTGATCAAATAACTTCTTTTTTTAAGCAATTAAAGCCCATTTTGAAAATGGATGCTGCATTGCTTACTAAAAACATGGAAAAAAGAGGAGGAGGCATTTTAGATATTGAGCTCAGAAACAAAACGAAGGAATTAAAAAATTACTATCAATTGCATTGCACCTTTGAAACACAAGATGCCATGGGCGCCAATTTTATAAATACATGTTTAGAGCAATTTTCAAAAACGCTGAGAAGAGAATTTGATGACAGTGCTTTGAACACTCAAAATAAGGAGACCTTAGACATTGTGATGAGTATTTTAAGCAATTACGTACCGAACTGTATTGTAAAAGCCGAAGTGAGTTGCCCCATAGAAGATTTAAACGAAGACAAAAATATAGCGCCTGAAGTTTTTGCAAAAAAAATACTTAGAGCGGTTGAAATTGCCAAAGCTGAACCTTTTCGAGCGGTAACCCACAACAAAGGAATCATGAATGGGATTGATGCGGTTGTACTCGCCACAGGTAATGATTTTAGAGCTGTAGAAGCTGGAGTGCATGCCTATGCTGCAAAAAATGGCAACTACTCAAGCTTAACGCACGCGAGTATTGAAAATGGTATTTTTAAATTTTGGATTGAAGTACCACTAGCCTTGGGCACGGTTGGCGGTTTAACCTCTTTACATCCTCTGGTAAAATTAGCTTTAGAAATATTACAAAAACCATCAGCTCAAGAATTAATGAAAATTACGGCTGTAGCCGGTCTTGCTCAAAATTTTGCCGCTGTTCGTTCTTTGGTGACTACGGGAATTCAAGAAGGGCACATGAAAATGCACTTGATGAATATTCTAAATCAGTTTGAAGCTACTGAAAGTGAAAAAATAGCCTTGATTGACTATTTTAAAAAGCATACGGTAAGCCACAGTGCCGTTGTAGAAGCCTTAGCTCAATTACGCCATAAATAA
- a CDS encoding GYDIA family GHMP kinase, with translation MTKKFYSNGKLLLTGEYAVLDGALALAVPTRYGQSLVLTQNTTKKIVWKSFDYQSKIWFEALFDSKTLEIVSSTDRQIAKTLQKIVIEAQKLNASFLSENVGYEVHTYLDFPRDWGLGSSSTLLNNLAQWAEVNPFTLLWNAFTGSGYDIACAQHKQPITYQVLEKKPLVTEAPFTPNFLDAIYFIHLNTKQNSRDGINSYRKAAFDTQTFISKITSLTKEICSCKNIDLFKQLIVAHEVLVGAVLHKTPIQQERFSDFNGAIKSLGAWGGDFIMAVGAENTPKYFKDKGYTTVLPYAEMVL, from the coding sequence ATGACAAAAAAGTTCTACAGCAACGGGAAATTATTACTCACTGGAGAATATGCCGTTCTCGACGGGGCTCTTGCCTTAGCCGTGCCAACAAGGTATGGTCAATCACTTGTACTTACCCAAAACACCACAAAAAAAATAGTATGGAAAAGTTTTGACTATCAATCTAAAATATGGTTCGAAGCACTTTTTGACAGTAAAACATTAGAAATAGTATCTTCCACTGATCGCCAAATAGCGAAAACGCTTCAGAAAATAGTTATAGAAGCTCAAAAATTAAACGCTAGTTTTCTGTCTGAAAATGTCGGGTATGAGGTACATACCTATTTAGACTTTCCCAGAGATTGGGGCTTGGGCTCCTCCTCTACCTTGTTAAACAACCTTGCTCAATGGGCAGAAGTTAATCCGTTTACCTTACTGTGGAATGCCTTTACCGGCAGTGGTTATGACATAGCCTGTGCGCAGCATAAGCAACCCATTACGTACCAAGTGTTAGAAAAAAAACCTTTGGTTACTGAAGCACCATTTACGCCTAATTTTCTAGATGCTATTTACTTTATACACCTCAACACAAAACAAAATAGTAGAGACGGTATTAACAGCTATCGAAAAGCAGCATTTGATACCCAAACATTCATTTCAAAAATAACATCGCTTACCAAAGAAATCTGTTCTTGTAAAAATATTGATCTATTTAAACAGCTTATTGTAGCACATGAAGTTTTAGTTGGTGCCGTACTGCATAAAACTCCTATACAGCAAGAACGATTTAGCGATTTTAATGGGGCTATTAAAAGTTTAGGGGCTTGGGGCGGTGATTTTATTATGGCTGTCGGAGCTGAAAATACGCCGAAATATTTTAAGGATAAAGGCTATACGACTGTTTTACCTTATGCAGAAATGGTACTTTAA
- a CDS encoding lipopolysaccharide assembly protein LapB, producing the protein MKKRIYIVAMLLFGFTGGAIAQANPECPTNLSIVHENVKVKNYEAAFTPWKMLYTTCPDLNKAIYIYGERILKFKIEKSAGAEKTGFINDLMGLYDASIKYFPKDFTVAGIAIDKALLMNDEKMGSDQEIYDVLHNGFTVDKDNFGNPKALYLYFSLLVDLHKAGAKDLQEVFDTYDNVTEQISVENKKLTDNIEKLLPKEDDGTITAKEKGRLAAYTQNSGIYGSIEGSIDAKLGALADCSNLIPLYEKSFEDKKTDITWLERASSRMYNKECTDDPMFKKVLDAQLALKPTADLYVYLGGLESKAGNKSSALSYFTKAIDLETDKFKKSNLLYKVATDFSRSGSKSNARSYAQKALDANPSNGKAYLLIASLYASSANDCGSTSFEKRAMYWKAADVARQAGRVDPSLASRSARAVESYMSKVPSREMIFSENMAGKTVTFNCWVGGSVKVPSL; encoded by the coding sequence ATGAAAAAGAGAATTTATATCGTAGCTATGTTGCTTTTTGGGTTTACGGGGGGTGCAATAGCACAAGCCAACCCAGAATGCCCTACAAACTTATCCATAGTGCATGAAAATGTGAAGGTGAAAAACTATGAGGCTGCTTTCACGCCTTGGAAAATGCTGTACACCACATGTCCAGATTTAAATAAAGCCATTTATATCTACGGTGAAAGAATTTTAAAGTTTAAAATTGAAAAATCAGCCGGTGCGGAAAAAACTGGTTTCATTAATGATTTAATGGGTCTTTATGATGCAAGTATTAAATACTTTCCAAAAGATTTTACAGTAGCGGGTATTGCCATCGATAAAGCCTTGTTGATGAATGATGAAAAAATGGGTTCTGATCAAGAAATCTATGATGTTTTACATAATGGTTTTACAGTAGACAAAGATAATTTTGGGAATCCAAAAGCGTTATACTTGTATTTTTCACTACTCGTAGATTTACATAAAGCAGGTGCAAAAGATTTGCAAGAAGTTTTTGATACCTATGATAACGTAACGGAGCAAATTTCTGTTGAAAACAAAAAATTAACAGATAATATCGAAAAGTTATTGCCAAAAGAAGATGATGGGACTATTACGGCAAAAGAGAAAGGAAGATTAGCAGCGTACACTCAAAACTCAGGAATTTATGGTAGTATAGAAGGTAGTATTGATGCTAAACTAGGAGCTTTAGCGGATTGCTCTAATTTAATACCCCTATACGAAAAGAGTTTCGAAGATAAAAAAACAGATATCACTTGGTTAGAAAGAGCATCAAGCAGAATGTACAACAAAGAATGTACAGATGATCCTATGTTTAAAAAAGTTTTAGATGCACAATTGGCGTTAAAGCCTACAGCAGATTTGTATGTGTATTTAGGTGGATTAGAAAGTAAAGCTGGGAATAAGAGTTCAGCATTATCATACTTTACTAAAGCTATAGATTTAGAAACCGATAAATTTAAAAAGTCTAACTTATTGTATAAAGTAGCCACCGATTTTTCTAGAAGTGGCAGTAAGTCTAACGCTAGAAGCTATGCTCAAAAAGCTTTAGATGCAAATCCTTCAAATGGTAAGGCTTATTTATTAATTGCTAGTTTGTATGCCAGTAGTGCTAATGATTGCGGTAGCACTAGTTTCGAAAAGCGTGCTATGTATTGGAAGGCTGCAGATGTTGCTCGCCAAGCGGGAAGAGTAGATCCTTCATTAGCCAGCAGATCGGCTAGAGCCGTAGAGAGTTACATGTCTAAAGTACCCTCTAGAGAAATGATTTTTAGTGAGAATATGGCGGGTAAAACGGTGACATTTAACTGCTGGGTAGGTGGCAGTGTAAAGGTTCCTAGTTTGTAA
- a CDS encoding membrane protein produces the protein MIRKLVVVIVAFASWGLTAQSGSSSPYSYFGLGDIIASGTVDNQMMGGISMHADSIHINLKNPAAYSQLRLTTYAAGISHKRLGYTSATSKENSTLTNLDYLSIGVPLSSRMGMGFGLMPFSSVGYNIESSTTDANETTLSNEYSGDGGLNRVYLSLGYKILENLSVGATVNYNFGTINNRRVQSSSDVQFGTLDRRESKLSGYDFNYSLNYTPKLNDKYRLYSSLAFDTQVNLNAENQQSLGSFSRINGQEIEVFEVDLQAEGLNRADVRIPTIATLGLGMGEDLKWFVGAEYSFQSLTDYKNDFFQVDNLQYGEASTFAVGGYYIPDYSSFTNYFNRVVYRAGLRYADTGMVINNESINDFGITFGTGLPLKDFSNLNIGFEFGQRGTIDAGLIKENYFKFNIGLSLNAEWFYKRKIN, from the coding sequence ATGATTAGAAAATTAGTAGTTGTAATAGTCGCTTTTGCCTCTTGGGGGTTAACGGCGCAAAGCGGAAGTTCATCTCCTTACTCTTATTTTGGTTTAGGTGATATTATAGCCTCAGGTACTGTAGATAATCAAATGATGGGTGGTATAAGCATGCATGCTGATAGCATACATATAAACTTAAAAAATCCTGCGGCTTACAGCCAGCTAAGATTAACCACATATGCTGCGGGAATATCGCATAAGCGTTTAGGATATACTAGCGCAACGAGTAAGGAAAACTCTACCTTAACAAATTTGGATTATCTATCTATAGGCGTTCCGTTAAGTAGTCGCATGGGTATGGGTTTTGGCCTAATGCCATTTTCTTCTGTGGGGTATAATATAGAATCAAGCACCACTGACGCCAATGAAACAACCTTAAGTAATGAATATTCCGGAGACGGAGGTTTAAATAGGGTTTATTTGTCTTTAGGATATAAGATCCTCGAAAATTTGAGTGTTGGTGCCACAGTTAATTATAATTTTGGAACCATCAATAACAGAAGAGTTCAGTCATCATCAGACGTTCAATTTGGAACTTTAGATAGAAGAGAGTCAAAATTAAGTGGGTATGACTTTAATTATTCTTTAAATTACACGCCTAAGCTAAATGATAAATACAGGTTGTATTCTTCTTTAGCCTTTGATACCCAGGTGAATCTCAATGCTGAGAATCAGCAATCATTAGGCTCCTTTTCAAGGATAAACGGACAAGAAATTGAAGTTTTTGAAGTAGATTTGCAGGCAGAGGGTTTAAATAGGGCAGATGTGAGAATACCAACGATAGCTACATTGGGTCTTGGAATGGGTGAGGATTTAAAATGGTTTGTGGGGGCAGAGTATAGTTTTCAATCCTTAACAGACTATAAAAATGATTTCTTTCAAGTAGACAATTTACAATACGGCGAAGCAAGTACTTTTGCTGTTGGAGGGTACTATATTCCTGATTATTCTTCATTTACAAACTACTTTAATAGAGTAGTTTACAGGGCTGGTTTACGTTATGCGGATACTGGAATGGTAATTAATAATGAATCAATAAACGACTTTGGCATAACTTTTGGAACTGGATTACCGTTGAAGGACTTTTCTAATCTGAACATAGGTTTTGAGTTTGGTCAGAGAGGAACTATTGACGCAGGACTGATAAAAGAAAATTATTTTAAATTTAATATTGGACTATCTTTAAATGCAGAGTGGTTCTACAAACGAAAAATTAATTAA
- the lptC gene encoding LPS export ABC transporter periplasmic protein LptC, translating to MKLFHINNFKSIAVVCATAMLFLACADEYSKTGDELKKKLYPQWTAENYKLVYTEIPEVTLAEQIAETKKLVVLTGAISENFENLAFPYITFPKGLKIDYFDKEGNKSVILADYGIIYSGTDIIDLIGNVIIEMQDGKKLETPQLYYDRANKWIFTQEKFKFSDEKDGTLIHGMGMDFNEDFTILNAHKTGDGYKIIKDEIDD from the coding sequence ATGAAGCTATTTCATATAAATAATTTTAAAAGCATTGCTGTAGTTTGCGCTACAGCAATGCTTTTTTTGGCTTGTGCCGACGAGTACAGTAAAACGGGTGACGAATTAAAAAAGAAACTGTATCCTCAGTGGACTGCCGAAAATTATAAGCTTGTTTATACTGAAATACCTGAGGTTACACTTGCAGAGCAAATAGCTGAAACAAAAAAATTGGTAGTGCTCACCGGAGCAATAAGTGAAAATTTTGAGAATCTCGCTTTTCCATACATCACGTTTCCAAAAGGCTTAAAAATCGATTATTTTGATAAAGAAGGGAATAAAAGTGTAATTTTGGCAGATTACGGAATTATTTATTCTGGAACTGACATCATAGATTTAATAGGCAACGTGATTATAGAGATGCAAGACGGTAAAAAGTTAGAAACGCCACAGCTCTATTACGATCGTGCAAATAAATGGATTTTTACGCAAGAAAAATTTAAATTTTCTGACGAAAAAGACGGTACCTTAATTCATGGTATGGGAATGGATTTTAATGAAGATTTTACGATTTTAAATGCGCATAAAACCGGAGATGGTTATAAAATTATTAAAGACGAAATAGATGACTAA
- a CDS encoding type III pantothenate kinase yields the protein MNLVIDAGNSFVKVAVFKGNSLLNDEQFELSEFVLRIKNIFKKYPNINHAIVSSVGSVTDKELKVLKLFCKVHQLSHASKVPFKNSYATPQTLGVDRIALACAAFYHNPKGNSLVIDAGTCITYDMVNDFGEYLGGAISPGLQMRYKALYQQTSKLPLLEPEKEVNLIGNTTNSSIHSGVINGVLAEINGLVDLYNQRFKDLTVILTGGDALFLSERTKNTIFANPKFLLEGLNYLLEYNKK from the coding sequence ATGAACCTAGTAATAGACGCAGGAAATAGTTTTGTTAAGGTAGCTGTTTTTAAGGGAAATAGCCTCTTGAATGACGAACAATTTGAGCTTTCTGAATTTGTACTTCGGATCAAAAATATTTTTAAAAAATATCCAAATATCAACCATGCTATAGTCTCTTCGGTAGGGTCTGTAACCGATAAAGAGCTTAAAGTACTTAAACTTTTCTGTAAAGTACATCAGTTGAGTCATGCATCTAAAGTTCCTTTTAAAAATTCATATGCCACTCCACAAACGCTGGGAGTGGATAGAATAGCCTTGGCATGTGCAGCATTTTATCATAATCCAAAGGGGAATAGCTTAGTCATAGATGCGGGAACTTGTATTACCTACGATATGGTAAATGATTTTGGAGAGTATTTAGGCGGTGCTATTTCGCCTGGGTTACAAATGCGATACAAGGCTTTGTACCAACAAACTTCAAAACTACCTTTACTAGAACCAGAAAAAGAGGTGAATCTTATTGGAAATACAACAAATTCAAGCATTCATAGTGGTGTTATTAATGGTGTTTTAGCTGAAATTAATGGGCTGGTAGACCTGTACAATCAGCGTTTTAAAGATTTAACAGTTATTTTAACAGGTGGTGATGCCCTATTTTTGTCAGAACGAACAAAAAATACCATATTTGCGAATCCAAAATTTCTCCTTGAGGGATTAAATTACTTATTGGAATACAATAAAAAGTAA